From a region of the Castanea sativa cultivar Marrone di Chiusa Pesio chromosome 10, ASM4071231v1 genome:
- the LOC142614101 gene encoding 21 kDa protein produces the protein MEGSYFSTLMTLIVFAAYMNRCLASRPTPTETNTQFIKTSCGATTYPELCFSSLSSYANEIQTSPKVLASTALSVALTTTRSTSVTIAKLYKSQGLKPKEAAALSDCVEELSDSVDELEKSVEEMGNAGGKSFGLQMNDIQTWVSSSLTDEDTCLDGFTENGNVKNTVRNQIVNVAQMTSNALALINSYAATKNLN, from the coding sequence ATGGAAGGTTCATATTTTTCCACTCTCATGACCCTCATTGTGTTTGCTGCCTACATGAACCGATGCTTGGCAAGCAGACCAACTCCCACAGAAACAAACACCCAATTCATCAAAACTTCATGTGGTGCCACAACCTATCCAGAATTGTGCTTCAGCTCCCTATCTAGCTATGCAAACGAAATCCAAACCAGCCCCAAGGTATTAGCCAGCACTGCCCTCTCTGTGGCCCTCACAACCACGCGCTCTACTTCAGTAACAATAGCAAAGCTGTACAAAAGCCAAGGGTTAAAGCCTAAAGAGGCTGCAGCCTTGAGCGACTGTGTGGAAGAACTAAGTGACTCTGTGGATGAGCTCGAAAAGTCCGTTGAAGAAATGGGCAATGCAGGTGGAAAAAGTTTTGGGCTCCAAATGAATGATATTCAAACATGGGTGAGCTCATCTTTGACAGATGAGGATACTTGCTTGGATGGGTTTACTGAGAATGGGAATGTCAAGAACACAGTGAGGAATCAAATTGTGAATGTTGCACAAATGACAAGTAATGCCTTGGCTCTTATCAACAGCTACGCTGCAACCAAAAACCTTAACTAA